A part of Rhopalosiphum maidis isolate BTI-1 chromosome 3, ASM367621v3, whole genome shotgun sequence genomic DNA contains:
- the LOC113556353 gene encoding mediator of RNA polymerase II transcription subunit 12-like isoform X3: MEVGLKKDSPITYSNGKRLFTIDQKVDALVRIKMTGCSKAEVARSLHVAESTFRGWFKNKDIVMKAEAKYNEMKSKSSSASSDGYKSDENSRKSFSVDGSDNNSSTYTDEREGSLSRFSSPDPCVTNPIRRSPERHHHHKLKLKKQQQNTLSLCNNNNIVGGGGLLGGGLLGGGLNAGLNASLNAGLNASLNAGLNASLSAGFNASLSASLNASLNASLNAGLGAPGLNGGHVPTGLNGGLTLSQQTQQLQQQLTQFTNQNMLHHNMPPLGSLKGSNAAAAAAVAAAAAAAAAAAAADRANLRLSPAELQSKINNYFGPGPMMATSLPGSVNNYLSPNFSTENSYNKSSSFINTMVTATLMEPQALDLSTHSRNKCINPRNPLWPL, encoded by the exons ATGGAGGTGGGTCTGAAGAAAGACTCGCCAATCACTTACAGCAACGGAAAGCGCTTGTTCACCATCGACCAGAAGGTGGACGCGCTGGTCCGCATAAAGATGACTGGCTGCTCGAAGGCCGAAGTGGCCAGGAGCTTGCACGTGGCCGAGTCCACGTTCCGCGGCTGGTTTAAGAACAAGGACATTGTCATGAAAGCGGAGGCAAAGTATAACGAGATGAAGTCCAAGTCTTCGTCTGCGTCGTCGGACGGCTACAAGTCGGACGAAAATTCCAGAAAATCGTTCTCTGTGGACGGTTCGGACAACAACTCGTCGACGTACACGGATGAGCGCGAGGGCAGCCTGTCCCGGTTCAGCAGCCCGGACCCGTGCGTGACCAATCCGATTCGCCGCAGTCCCGAGAGACATCATCATCACAAGCTTAAGCTCAAGAAACAACAGCAGAACACGTTGAGCTTgtgcaacaacaacaacatcgTCGGCGGCGGTGGCTTGCTGGGCGGTGGTTTGTTGGGTGGCGGTCTCAACGCCGGCCTCAACGCCAGCCTGAACGCCGGTCTCAACGCCAGCCTCAACGCCGGGCTCAACGCAAGTCTCAGCGCCGGGTTCAACGCAAGCCTCAGCGCGAGTCTCAACGCGAGTCTCAACGCGAGTCTCAACGCCGGTCTCGGCGCGCCTGGACTAAACGGTGGCCACGTTCCTACAGGCCTGAACGGTGGTCTCACCCTCTCTCAGCAAACGCAACAGCTCCAGCAGCAATTGACGCAGTTCACCAACCAAAACATGCTACACCACAATATGCCGCCACTTGGCAGCCTCAAGGGCAGCAACGCCGCAGCCGCAGCAGCagttgccgccgccgccgcagcaGCCGCGGCCGCGGCTGCCGCCGATCGCGCGAATCTCCGCCTCAGCCCAGCCGAACTCCAATCCAAGATCAATAACTACTTTGGTCCGGGCCCGATGATG GCGACTTCGCTACCAGGTTCAGTCAACAACTATCTCTCTCCAAATTTTTCCACGGAAAATTCCTACAACAAGTCGAG CAGTTTCATCAACACCATGGTGACGGCCACGCTGATGGAGCCGCAGGCATTGGACTTGTCCACGCACTCCAGGAATAAGT gcatTAACCCCAGGAACCCATTGTGGCCATTGTAa
- the LOC113556353 gene encoding uncharacterized protein LOC113556353 isoform X1, translated as MEVGLKKDSPITYSNGKRLFTIDQKVDALVRIKMTGCSKAEVARSLHVAESTFRGWFKNKDIVMKAEAKYNEMKSKSSSASSDGYKSDENSRKSFSVDGSDNNSSTYTDEREGSLSRFSSPDPCVTNPIRRSPERHHHHKLKLKKQQQNTLSLCNNNNIVGGGGLLGGGLLGGGLNAGLNASLNAGLNASLNAGLNASLSAGFNASLSASLNASLNASLNAGLGAPGLNGGHVPTGLNGGLTLSQQTQQLQQQLTQFTNQNMLHHNMPPLGSLKGSNAAAAAAVAAAAAAAAAAAAADRANLRLSPAELQSKINNYFGPGPMMATSLPGSVNNYLSPNFSTENSYNKSSSFINTMVTATLMEPQALDLSTHSRNKCKDLKPSLTTTAVTNTTTTTQTSPKILRHNSYRNLYKPYNSRCTDDIVHTRQGINPRNPLWPL; from the exons ATGGAGGTGGGTCTGAAGAAAGACTCGCCAATCACTTACAGCAACGGAAAGCGCTTGTTCACCATCGACCAGAAGGTGGACGCGCTGGTCCGCATAAAGATGACTGGCTGCTCGAAGGCCGAAGTGGCCAGGAGCTTGCACGTGGCCGAGTCCACGTTCCGCGGCTGGTTTAAGAACAAGGACATTGTCATGAAAGCGGAGGCAAAGTATAACGAGATGAAGTCCAAGTCTTCGTCTGCGTCGTCGGACGGCTACAAGTCGGACGAAAATTCCAGAAAATCGTTCTCTGTGGACGGTTCGGACAACAACTCGTCGACGTACACGGATGAGCGCGAGGGCAGCCTGTCCCGGTTCAGCAGCCCGGACCCGTGCGTGACCAATCCGATTCGCCGCAGTCCCGAGAGACATCATCATCACAAGCTTAAGCTCAAGAAACAACAGCAGAACACGTTGAGCTTgtgcaacaacaacaacatcgTCGGCGGCGGTGGCTTGCTGGGCGGTGGTTTGTTGGGTGGCGGTCTCAACGCCGGCCTCAACGCCAGCCTGAACGCCGGTCTCAACGCCAGCCTCAACGCCGGGCTCAACGCAAGTCTCAGCGCCGGGTTCAACGCAAGCCTCAGCGCGAGTCTCAACGCGAGTCTCAACGCGAGTCTCAACGCCGGTCTCGGCGCGCCTGGACTAAACGGTGGCCACGTTCCTACAGGCCTGAACGGTGGTCTCACCCTCTCTCAGCAAACGCAACAGCTCCAGCAGCAATTGACGCAGTTCACCAACCAAAACATGCTACACCACAATATGCCGCCACTTGGCAGCCTCAAGGGCAGCAACGCCGCAGCCGCAGCAGCagttgccgccgccgccgcagcaGCCGCGGCCGCGGCTGCCGCCGATCGCGCGAATCTCCGCCTCAGCCCAGCCGAACTCCAATCCAAGATCAATAACTACTTTGGTCCGGGCCCGATGATG GCGACTTCGCTACCAGGTTCAGTCAACAACTATCTCTCTCCAAATTTTTCCACGGAAAATTCCTACAACAAGTCGAG CAGTTTCATCAACACCATGGTGACGGCCACGCTGATGGAGCCGCAGGCATTGGACTTGTCCACGCACTCCAGGAATAAGTGTAAGGATCTCAAACCGTCATTAACCACAACCGCGGTCACAAACACCACCACCACTACACAAACGAGCCCGAAAATACTGAGGCACAATTCTTACAGAAACCTGTACAAGCCGTATAATAGCAGGTGCACCGACGACATCGTACATACTAGACAAG gcatTAACCCCAGGAACCCATTGTGGCCATTGTAa
- the LOC113556353 gene encoding Y' element ATP-dependent helicase YJL225C-like isoform X2, which translates to MEVGLKKDSPITYSNGKRLFTIDQKVDALVRIKMTGCSKAEVARSLHVAESTFRGWFKNKDIVMKAEAKYNEMKSKSSSASSDGYKSDENSRKSFSVDGSDNNSSTYTDEREGSLSRFSSPDPCVTNPIRRSPERHHHHKLKLKKQQQNTLSLCNNNNIVGGGGLLGGGLLGGGLNAGLNASLNAGLNASLNAGLNASLSAGFNASLSASLNASLNASLNAGLGAPGLNGGHVPTGLNGGLTLSQQTQQLQQQLTQFTNQNMLHHNMPPLGSLKGSNAAAAAAVAAAAAAAAAAAAADRANLRLSPAELQSKINNYFGPGPMMATSLPGSVNNYLSPNFSTENSYNKSSSFINTMVTATLMEPQALDLSTHSRNKCKDLKPSLTTTAVTNTTTTTQTSPKILRHNSYRNLYKPYNSRH; encoded by the exons ATGGAGGTGGGTCTGAAGAAAGACTCGCCAATCACTTACAGCAACGGAAAGCGCTTGTTCACCATCGACCAGAAGGTGGACGCGCTGGTCCGCATAAAGATGACTGGCTGCTCGAAGGCCGAAGTGGCCAGGAGCTTGCACGTGGCCGAGTCCACGTTCCGCGGCTGGTTTAAGAACAAGGACATTGTCATGAAAGCGGAGGCAAAGTATAACGAGATGAAGTCCAAGTCTTCGTCTGCGTCGTCGGACGGCTACAAGTCGGACGAAAATTCCAGAAAATCGTTCTCTGTGGACGGTTCGGACAACAACTCGTCGACGTACACGGATGAGCGCGAGGGCAGCCTGTCCCGGTTCAGCAGCCCGGACCCGTGCGTGACCAATCCGATTCGCCGCAGTCCCGAGAGACATCATCATCACAAGCTTAAGCTCAAGAAACAACAGCAGAACACGTTGAGCTTgtgcaacaacaacaacatcgTCGGCGGCGGTGGCTTGCTGGGCGGTGGTTTGTTGGGTGGCGGTCTCAACGCCGGCCTCAACGCCAGCCTGAACGCCGGTCTCAACGCCAGCCTCAACGCCGGGCTCAACGCAAGTCTCAGCGCCGGGTTCAACGCAAGCCTCAGCGCGAGTCTCAACGCGAGTCTCAACGCGAGTCTCAACGCCGGTCTCGGCGCGCCTGGACTAAACGGTGGCCACGTTCCTACAGGCCTGAACGGTGGTCTCACCCTCTCTCAGCAAACGCAACAGCTCCAGCAGCAATTGACGCAGTTCACCAACCAAAACATGCTACACCACAATATGCCGCCACTTGGCAGCCTCAAGGGCAGCAACGCCGCAGCCGCAGCAGCagttgccgccgccgccgcagcaGCCGCGGCCGCGGCTGCCGCCGATCGCGCGAATCTCCGCCTCAGCCCAGCCGAACTCCAATCCAAGATCAATAACTACTTTGGTCCGGGCCCGATGATG GCGACTTCGCTACCAGGTTCAGTCAACAACTATCTCTCTCCAAATTTTTCCACGGAAAATTCCTACAACAAGTCGAG CAGTTTCATCAACACCATGGTGACGGCCACGCTGATGGAGCCGCAGGCATTGGACTTGTCCACGCACTCCAGGAATAAGTGTAAGGATCTCAAACCGTCATTAACCACAACCGCGGTCACAAACACCACCACCACTACACAAACGAGCCCGAAAATACTGAGGCACAATTCTTACAGAAACCTGTACAAGCCGTATAATAGCAG gcatTAA